One genomic window of Triplophysa rosa linkage group LG11, Trosa_1v2, whole genome shotgun sequence includes the following:
- the ap5z1 gene encoding AP-5 complex subunit zeta-1 isoform X1, with protein MYSAATESLIKQAREIKEDELQKFYGRVFKLLHSKDQGGDTVDSLQRLHLILSATKYSRELPSDLVMKLQTVLCSSCPEQLQVLSCSILREIFLSVHSLCSNVSQDSRTISYVASIALSQAGNKEEVMPLCHHLLKSLESRLSEGQMSKHTLPILSKMISVYPDILTDDQVNLVSRKMVDWLRYASMQQGASVSSGGFFSGPRTRQPAPLMELDGVVTGDFFTVLCVGQSYTEDQWMNMYAFSMIRSWLLTYDTGGTSNAESALLKRTHVIQSQHQDDRSEVDSSVMSMVSATSSSSRLLPPKERLREKTFEYCQRLIEQSDRKALKKTDTELQKACIVESVSIMDIICGEDPSYVYRAFPCIKALYGRLNGDLAYSRTLIPIAQFYLNHSEMAAVDSEAVFRQLFGHCPTGQFNEPMLAFEFIQFCLLNASTLQARVTNYRHSFPNLLKFLAWNSPGLISEFVELLPSLLAPDTAIELLHTILDLPCLAAALDLQHRSACYQASDRTLWDQQGVKVAACLDAFRQPFYRGLFLYILRPEAGTGDTIDRLRMLHEILADMADSPRVVRCAQVIPVLLHVYFNTVTQISDEKLMNQLMLVLLERSGLLYNIRTFHAEVQRVFSTHLQTLCKLHPSLIVDQSRELLDFVGSPSNIYSKEDFYTHVVWVIGEYLSVSYDTRCSVELITSFFESLEAVLFEITQVRQSASPPSFSPRLITVLMTTLAKLATRSQDLIPRVSLFLSKMRLFARSAPVTACYSEEDSEEIITRAHELINLLKLPNVAQFVLAPSAGGDGPRWHRDTNTSLPQSMRTISTLLHRHSSVLPT; from the exons ATGTATTCTGCAGCAACGGAGAGTTTAATTAAGCAAGCGAG AGAAATAAAGGAGGATGAGTTGCAGAAGTTCTATGGGCGCGTTTTTAAGCTGCTTCACAGTAAAGATCAGGGCGGAGATACTGTGGACTCACTGCAAAGGCTTCACCTGATACTTTCTGCCACTAAATATAGCAGAGA GCTTCCATCAGATCTGGTGATGAAGCTGCAGACGGTTCTTTGCTCTTCTTGTCCAGAGCAGCTTCAGGTTTTGTCCTGCTCTATACTGCGGGAGATCTTCCTCAGTGTGCACAGCCTCTGCTCTAATGTCAGTCAGGACAGCAGGACCATCAGCTATGTGGCAAGCATTGCTCTGTCCCAG GCTGGGAATAAAGAGGAGGTGATGCCTCTGTGTCACCACTTGCTGAAAAGCCTTGAGTCTCGACTGTCCGAGGGCCAGATGTCGAAACATACACTTCCCATATTATCCAAAATGATCAGTGTCTATCCAGACATTCTTACAGATG ATCAGGTAAACCTTGTCAGTCGTAAGATGGTGGATTGGTTGCGATATGCAAGTATGCAGCAAGGAGCATCGGTGTCCTCTGGTGGGTTTTTTAGTGGACCGAGAACGCGACAG CCGGCCCCACTGATGGAGCTGGACGGGGTGGTAACCGGAGATTTCTTCACAGTGTTATGTGTGGGTCAGAGCTACACTGAAGATCAGTGGATGAACATGTACGCGTTCTCCATGATCAGAAGCTGGCTGCTCACTTATGACACAGGCGGCACTTCAAATGCTGAATCAG CTCTACTAAAAAGAACACATGTCATTCAATCACAGCACCAAG ACGATCGCTCGGAGGTGGACAGTTCAGTAATGTCCATGGTGTCGGCCACGTCCTCCTCCAGCCGACTGCTTCCTCCCAAAGAGAGGCTGAGAGAGAAGACGTTTGAGTACTGTCAGCGGCTCATCGAGCAGAGCGACCGCA AAGCTTTGAAGAAGACAGATACAGAGCTACAGAAAGCG TGTATTGTTGAATCAGTGTCTATCATGGACATCATCTGTGGTGAGGACCCGTCCTATGTGTACCGTGCCTTTCCTTGCATCAAAGCCCTGTACGGCAGGCTGAACGGAGATCTGGCCTATTCCAGAACTCTTATTCCCATCGCTCAATTCTACCTCAACCACA GTGAGATGGCCGCAGTGGATTCGGAGGCCGTGTTCCGTCAGCTCTTCGGCCACTGTCCCACGGGGCAGTTCAACGAGCCCATGCTCGCCTTCGAGTTCATCCAGTTCTGTCTTCTCAACGCCAGCACGCTGCAAGCCAGAGTGACCAACTACAGACATAGCTTTCCTAACCTCCTAAAG TTTTTGGCTTGGAACAGCCCGGGGTTGATTTCTGAGTTTGTGGAGCTGCTGCCATCATTATTAGCTCCTGATACAGCCATTGAGTTATTGCACACCATCCTGGATCTGCCCTGCTTAGCAGCGGCCTTGGATCTCCAGCACAG GTCAGCATGCTATCAGGCCTCTGACCGTACCTTGTGGGACCAGCAGGGGGTGAAGGTGGCTGCTTGTCTAGATGCATTTCGCCAGCCATTCTATAGGGGTCTGTTTCTTTACATCCTCAGACCTGAAGCTGGGACTGGAGACACTATAGACAG GTTGAGAATGCTTCACGAGATCTTGGCTGACATGGCAGATAGTCCACGGGTTGTGCGGTGTGCTCAGGTCATCCCGGTGCTTCTGCATGTGTACTTCAACACGGTCACTCAG ATATCTGATGAGAAACTGATGAATCAACTGATGCTGGTGCTGCTGGAAAGAAGTGGTCTGCTCTACAACATCAGAACATTTCATGCTGAGGTTCAAAG GGTATTTAGCACTCACCTGCAGACCTTGTGTAAACTCCACCCATCACTGATTGTGGATCAGTCCAGAGAGCTCTTGGACTTTGTAGGTTCCCCATCCAACATTTACAGTAAAGAAGACTTCTACACACATGTG GTGTGGGTCATCGGCGAGTATCTGTCTGTGTCCTACGACACCCGCTGCAGCGTGGAGCTCATCACCTCTTTTTTCGAGAGTTTGGAAGCAGTGCTGTTTGAGATAACGCAGGTGCGACAGTCAGCCAGCCCTCCGAGTTTCTCCCCTCGCCTCATCACCGTGCTCATGACCACACTGGCTAAACTGGCCACACGCAGTCAGGACCTCATCCCCAG GGTGTCGCTCTTCCTGTCTAAGATGCGTCTGTTTGCTCGCAGTGCTCCTGTGACAGCGTGCTACAGTGAGGAGGACTCTGAGGAGATCATCACTCGAGCGCATGAACTCATTAACCTGCTCAAGTTACCAAATGTAGCTCAGTTTGTATTGGCCCCTTCAGCAGGAGGAGACGGACCCCGCTGGCACAGAGATACCAACACCTCACTGCCTCAGAGCATGAGAACAATCAGCACACTCCTCCACAGACACTCCAGCGTACTGCCCACATGA
- the ap5z1 gene encoding AP-5 complex subunit zeta-1 isoform X2, with protein sequence MYSAATESLIKQAREIKEDELQKFYGRVFKLLHSKDQGGDTVDSLQRLHLILSATKYSRELPSDLVMKLQTVLCSSCPEQLQVLSCSILREIFLSVHSLCSNVSQDSRTISYVASIALSQAGNKEEVMPLCHHLLKSLESRLSEGQMSKHTLPILSKMISVYPDILTDDQVNLVSRKMVDWLRYASMQQGASVSSGGFFSGPRTRQPAPLMELDGVVTGDFFTVLCVGQSYTEDQWMNMYAFSMIRSWLLTYDTGGTSNAESDDRSEVDSSVMSMVSATSSSSRLLPPKERLREKTFEYCQRLIEQSDRKALKKTDTELQKACIVESVSIMDIICGEDPSYVYRAFPCIKALYGRLNGDLAYSRTLIPIAQFYLNHSEMAAVDSEAVFRQLFGHCPTGQFNEPMLAFEFIQFCLLNASTLQARVTNYRHSFPNLLKFLAWNSPGLISEFVELLPSLLAPDTAIELLHTILDLPCLAAALDLQHRSACYQASDRTLWDQQGVKVAACLDAFRQPFYRGLFLYILRPEAGTGDTIDRLRMLHEILADMADSPRVVRCAQVIPVLLHVYFNTVTQISDEKLMNQLMLVLLERSGLLYNIRTFHAEVQRVFSTHLQTLCKLHPSLIVDQSRELLDFVGSPSNIYSKEDFYTHVVWVIGEYLSVSYDTRCSVELITSFFESLEAVLFEITQVRQSASPPSFSPRLITVLMTTLAKLATRSQDLIPRVSLFLSKMRLFARSAPVTACYSEEDSEEIITRAHELINLLKLPNVAQFVLAPSAGGDGPRWHRDTNTSLPQSMRTISTLLHRHSSVLPT encoded by the exons ATGTATTCTGCAGCAACGGAGAGTTTAATTAAGCAAGCGAG AGAAATAAAGGAGGATGAGTTGCAGAAGTTCTATGGGCGCGTTTTTAAGCTGCTTCACAGTAAAGATCAGGGCGGAGATACTGTGGACTCACTGCAAAGGCTTCACCTGATACTTTCTGCCACTAAATATAGCAGAGA GCTTCCATCAGATCTGGTGATGAAGCTGCAGACGGTTCTTTGCTCTTCTTGTCCAGAGCAGCTTCAGGTTTTGTCCTGCTCTATACTGCGGGAGATCTTCCTCAGTGTGCACAGCCTCTGCTCTAATGTCAGTCAGGACAGCAGGACCATCAGCTATGTGGCAAGCATTGCTCTGTCCCAG GCTGGGAATAAAGAGGAGGTGATGCCTCTGTGTCACCACTTGCTGAAAAGCCTTGAGTCTCGACTGTCCGAGGGCCAGATGTCGAAACATACACTTCCCATATTATCCAAAATGATCAGTGTCTATCCAGACATTCTTACAGATG ATCAGGTAAACCTTGTCAGTCGTAAGATGGTGGATTGGTTGCGATATGCAAGTATGCAGCAAGGAGCATCGGTGTCCTCTGGTGGGTTTTTTAGTGGACCGAGAACGCGACAG CCGGCCCCACTGATGGAGCTGGACGGGGTGGTAACCGGAGATTTCTTCACAGTGTTATGTGTGGGTCAGAGCTACACTGAAGATCAGTGGATGAACATGTACGCGTTCTCCATGATCAGAAGCTGGCTGCTCACTTATGACACAGGCGGCACTTCAAATGCTGAATCAG ACGATCGCTCGGAGGTGGACAGTTCAGTAATGTCCATGGTGTCGGCCACGTCCTCCTCCAGCCGACTGCTTCCTCCCAAAGAGAGGCTGAGAGAGAAGACGTTTGAGTACTGTCAGCGGCTCATCGAGCAGAGCGACCGCA AAGCTTTGAAGAAGACAGATACAGAGCTACAGAAAGCG TGTATTGTTGAATCAGTGTCTATCATGGACATCATCTGTGGTGAGGACCCGTCCTATGTGTACCGTGCCTTTCCTTGCATCAAAGCCCTGTACGGCAGGCTGAACGGAGATCTGGCCTATTCCAGAACTCTTATTCCCATCGCTCAATTCTACCTCAACCACA GTGAGATGGCCGCAGTGGATTCGGAGGCCGTGTTCCGTCAGCTCTTCGGCCACTGTCCCACGGGGCAGTTCAACGAGCCCATGCTCGCCTTCGAGTTCATCCAGTTCTGTCTTCTCAACGCCAGCACGCTGCAAGCCAGAGTGACCAACTACAGACATAGCTTTCCTAACCTCCTAAAG TTTTTGGCTTGGAACAGCCCGGGGTTGATTTCTGAGTTTGTGGAGCTGCTGCCATCATTATTAGCTCCTGATACAGCCATTGAGTTATTGCACACCATCCTGGATCTGCCCTGCTTAGCAGCGGCCTTGGATCTCCAGCACAG GTCAGCATGCTATCAGGCCTCTGACCGTACCTTGTGGGACCAGCAGGGGGTGAAGGTGGCTGCTTGTCTAGATGCATTTCGCCAGCCATTCTATAGGGGTCTGTTTCTTTACATCCTCAGACCTGAAGCTGGGACTGGAGACACTATAGACAG GTTGAGAATGCTTCACGAGATCTTGGCTGACATGGCAGATAGTCCACGGGTTGTGCGGTGTGCTCAGGTCATCCCGGTGCTTCTGCATGTGTACTTCAACACGGTCACTCAG ATATCTGATGAGAAACTGATGAATCAACTGATGCTGGTGCTGCTGGAAAGAAGTGGTCTGCTCTACAACATCAGAACATTTCATGCTGAGGTTCAAAG GGTATTTAGCACTCACCTGCAGACCTTGTGTAAACTCCACCCATCACTGATTGTGGATCAGTCCAGAGAGCTCTTGGACTTTGTAGGTTCCCCATCCAACATTTACAGTAAAGAAGACTTCTACACACATGTG GTGTGGGTCATCGGCGAGTATCTGTCTGTGTCCTACGACACCCGCTGCAGCGTGGAGCTCATCACCTCTTTTTTCGAGAGTTTGGAAGCAGTGCTGTTTGAGATAACGCAGGTGCGACAGTCAGCCAGCCCTCCGAGTTTCTCCCCTCGCCTCATCACCGTGCTCATGACCACACTGGCTAAACTGGCCACACGCAGTCAGGACCTCATCCCCAG GGTGTCGCTCTTCCTGTCTAAGATGCGTCTGTTTGCTCGCAGTGCTCCTGTGACAGCGTGCTACAGTGAGGAGGACTCTGAGGAGATCATCACTCGAGCGCATGAACTCATTAACCTGCTCAAGTTACCAAATGTAGCTCAGTTTGTATTGGCCCCTTCAGCAGGAGGAGACGGACCCCGCTGGCACAGAGATACCAACACCTCACTGCCTCAGAGCATGAGAACAATCAGCACACTCCTCCACAGACACTCCAGCGTACTGCCCACATGA
- the ap5z1 gene encoding AP-5 complex subunit zeta-1 isoform X3 — MYSAATESLIKQAREIKEDELQKFYGRVFKLLHSKDQGGDTVDSLQRLHLILSATKYSRELPSDLVMKLQTVLCSSCPEQLQVLSCSILREIFLSVHSLCSNVSQDSRTISYVASIALSQAGNKEEVMPLCHHLLKSLESRLSEGQMSKHTLPILSKMISVYPDILTDDQVNLVSRKMVDWLRYASMQQGASVSSGGFFSGPRTRQPAPLMELDGVVTGDFFTVLCVGQSYTEDQWMNMYAFSMIRSWLLTYDTGGTSNAESALLKRTHVIQSQHQDDRSEVDSSVMSMVSATSSSSRLLPPKERLREKTFEYCQRLIEQSDRKALKKTDTELQKACIVESVSIMDIICGEDPSYVYRAFPCIKALYGRLNGDLAYSRTLIPIAQFYLNHSEMAAVDSEAVFRQLFGHCPTGQFNEPMLAFEFIQFCLLNASTLQARVTNYRHSFPNLLKFLAWNSPGLISEFVELLPSLLAPDTAIELLHTILDLPCLAAALDLQHRSACYQASDRTLWDQQGVKVAACLDAFRQPFYRGLFLYILRPEAGTGDTIDRLRMLHEILADMADSPRVVRCAQVIPVLLHVYFNTVTQISDEKLMNQLMLVLLERSGLLYNIRTFHAEVQRCGSSASICLCPTTPAAAWSSSPLFSRVWKQCCLR; from the exons ATGTATTCTGCAGCAACGGAGAGTTTAATTAAGCAAGCGAG AGAAATAAAGGAGGATGAGTTGCAGAAGTTCTATGGGCGCGTTTTTAAGCTGCTTCACAGTAAAGATCAGGGCGGAGATACTGTGGACTCACTGCAAAGGCTTCACCTGATACTTTCTGCCACTAAATATAGCAGAGA GCTTCCATCAGATCTGGTGATGAAGCTGCAGACGGTTCTTTGCTCTTCTTGTCCAGAGCAGCTTCAGGTTTTGTCCTGCTCTATACTGCGGGAGATCTTCCTCAGTGTGCACAGCCTCTGCTCTAATGTCAGTCAGGACAGCAGGACCATCAGCTATGTGGCAAGCATTGCTCTGTCCCAG GCTGGGAATAAAGAGGAGGTGATGCCTCTGTGTCACCACTTGCTGAAAAGCCTTGAGTCTCGACTGTCCGAGGGCCAGATGTCGAAACATACACTTCCCATATTATCCAAAATGATCAGTGTCTATCCAGACATTCTTACAGATG ATCAGGTAAACCTTGTCAGTCGTAAGATGGTGGATTGGTTGCGATATGCAAGTATGCAGCAAGGAGCATCGGTGTCCTCTGGTGGGTTTTTTAGTGGACCGAGAACGCGACAG CCGGCCCCACTGATGGAGCTGGACGGGGTGGTAACCGGAGATTTCTTCACAGTGTTATGTGTGGGTCAGAGCTACACTGAAGATCAGTGGATGAACATGTACGCGTTCTCCATGATCAGAAGCTGGCTGCTCACTTATGACACAGGCGGCACTTCAAATGCTGAATCAG CTCTACTAAAAAGAACACATGTCATTCAATCACAGCACCAAG ACGATCGCTCGGAGGTGGACAGTTCAGTAATGTCCATGGTGTCGGCCACGTCCTCCTCCAGCCGACTGCTTCCTCCCAAAGAGAGGCTGAGAGAGAAGACGTTTGAGTACTGTCAGCGGCTCATCGAGCAGAGCGACCGCA AAGCTTTGAAGAAGACAGATACAGAGCTACAGAAAGCG TGTATTGTTGAATCAGTGTCTATCATGGACATCATCTGTGGTGAGGACCCGTCCTATGTGTACCGTGCCTTTCCTTGCATCAAAGCCCTGTACGGCAGGCTGAACGGAGATCTGGCCTATTCCAGAACTCTTATTCCCATCGCTCAATTCTACCTCAACCACA GTGAGATGGCCGCAGTGGATTCGGAGGCCGTGTTCCGTCAGCTCTTCGGCCACTGTCCCACGGGGCAGTTCAACGAGCCCATGCTCGCCTTCGAGTTCATCCAGTTCTGTCTTCTCAACGCCAGCACGCTGCAAGCCAGAGTGACCAACTACAGACATAGCTTTCCTAACCTCCTAAAG TTTTTGGCTTGGAACAGCCCGGGGTTGATTTCTGAGTTTGTGGAGCTGCTGCCATCATTATTAGCTCCTGATACAGCCATTGAGTTATTGCACACCATCCTGGATCTGCCCTGCTTAGCAGCGGCCTTGGATCTCCAGCACAG GTCAGCATGCTATCAGGCCTCTGACCGTACCTTGTGGGACCAGCAGGGGGTGAAGGTGGCTGCTTGTCTAGATGCATTTCGCCAGCCATTCTATAGGGGTCTGTTTCTTTACATCCTCAGACCTGAAGCTGGGACTGGAGACACTATAGACAG GTTGAGAATGCTTCACGAGATCTTGGCTGACATGGCAGATAGTCCACGGGTTGTGCGGTGTGCTCAGGTCATCCCGGTGCTTCTGCATGTGTACTTCAACACGGTCACTCAG ATATCTGATGAGAAACTGATGAATCAACTGATGCTGGTGCTGCTGGAAAGAAGTGGTCTGCTCTACAACATCAGAACATTTCATGCTGAGGTTCAAAG GTGTGGGTCATCGGCGAGTATCTGTCTGTGTCCTACGACACCCGCTGCAGCGTGGAGCTCATCACCTCTTTTTTCGAGAGTTTGGAAGCAGTGCTGTTTGAGATAA